A genomic segment from Aegilops tauschii subsp. strangulata cultivar AL8/78 chromosome 1, Aet v6.0, whole genome shotgun sequence encodes:
- the LOC109775502 gene encoding chalcone synthase 2-like — protein sequence MAFLGPSKSHLDSLVGHALFGGCATAAIIGTDPDVPFEKPLFQLVSASQTILPDSEGAINCHLTEAGLTIHLLKDVPGLISENIEQVLEDALKPLGIHDWNSIFWIAHPGGPAILDMVEEKVGLDKEPMRASREVLSEYGNMSSACVLFVLDVMRKTSSQDGQATTGEGKEWGVLFGFGPGLTIETPVLYSAPITATT from the coding sequence ATGGCATTCCTTGGCCCCTCCAAGTCCCATTTGGATTCGCTGGTCGGACATGCGCTCTTTGGCGGGTGCGCGACCGCTGCCATCATCGGCACTGACCCCGACGTGCCCTTCGAGAAGCCACTCTTCCAGCTGGTATCAGCGAGCCAGACCATCCTGCCCGACTCCGAGGGTGCCATCAACTGCCACCTTACAGAGGCAGGGCTCACCATCCACCTTCTCAAGGACGTGCCCGGGCTCATCTCCGAGAACATCGAGCAAGTGCTCGAGGACGCATTGAAGCCTCTAGGCATCCACGACTGGAACTCCATCTTCTGGATTGCACACCCTGGCGGGCCGGCGATCCTGGACATGGTTGAGGAGAAAGTTGGCCTTGACAAGGAACCCATGCGCGCCAGCCGAGAGGTCCTGTCGGAGTACGGCAATATGTCCAGCGCATGTGTCCTCTTCGTCCTCGACGTGATGCGTAAGACCTCTTCCCAGGATGGCCAAGCAACCACTGGAGAGGGTAAGGAGTGGGGTGTCCTCTTCGGCTTTGGCCCCGGCCTCACCATCGAGACGCCCGTCCTCTACAGCGCCCCGATCACAGCCACTACATGA
- the LOC109775497 gene encoding chalcone synthase 2: MAAVKLEEVRRAQQAVGLATVLAIGTAVPANCVYQATYPDYYFRVTKSEHLPDLKEKFERMCEKSTIRKRHMHLTEEILKKNPSICSHMEPSLDTRHDIVVVEVPKLGKEAAERAIKEWGQPLSKITHVVFCTTSGVDMPGADYQLTRLLGLSPTVKRLMMYQQGCFGGATVLRMAKDIAENNRGARVLVVCSKITAMAFRGPSKSHLDSLVGHALFGDGAAAAIIGADPDVPFEKPLFQLVSASQTILPDSEGAINGHLTEAGLTIHLLKDVPGLISENIEQALEDAFKPLGIHDWNSIFWIAHPGGPAILDMVEEKVGLDKERMRASREVLSEYGNMSSACVLFVLDVMRKTSSQDGQATTGEGKEWGVLFGFGPGLTVETLVLYSVPITATA; encoded by the coding sequence ATGGCGGCGGTGAAGTTGGAGGAAGTGAGAAGGGCACAGCAGGCGGTGGGTCTGGCGACCGTGCTGGCAATCGGCACGGCCGTCCCGGCCAACTGCGTGTACCAGGCCACCTACCCGGACTACTATTTCAGAGTCACCAAGAGCGAGCACCTCCCGGACCTCAAGGAGAAGTTCGAGAGGATGTGCGAGAAGTCCACGATCAGGAAGAGGCACATGCACCTCACCGAAGAGATCCTGAAAAAGAACCCTAGCATCTGCTCCCACATGGAGCCGTCGCTGGACACGCGCCACGACATTGTCGTCGTGGAGGTGCCCAAACTTGGGAAAGAGGCGGCAGAGAGGGCCATCAAGGAGTGGGGCCAGCCACTGTCGAAGATCACCCACGTCGTCTTCTGCACCACCTCCGGCGTGGACATGCCAGGCGCCGACTACCAGTTGACGAGGCTGCTTGGCCTCTCGCCGACGGTCAAACGCCTCATGATGTACCAGCAAGGCTGCTTTGGCGGTGCCACGGTGCTCCGCATGGCTAAAGACATCGCCGAGAACAACCGCGGCGCACGTGTGTTGGTGGTCTGCTCGAAGATTACCGCCATGGCATTCCGTGGCCCCTCCAAGTCCCATTTGGATTCGCTGGTCGGACATGCACTCTTTGGCGATGGAGCGGCCGCTGCCATCATCGGCGCCGACCCCGACGTGCCCTTCGAGAAGCCACTCTTCCAGCTGGTATCGGCGAGCCAGACCATCCTGCCCGACTCCGAGGGTGCCATCAACGGCCACCTTACGGAGGCAGGGCTCACCATCCACCTTCTCAAGGACGTGCCCGGGCTCATCTCCGAGAACATCGAGCAAGCGCTCGAGGACGCCTTCAAGCCTCTGGGCATCCACGACTGGAACTCCATCTTCTGGATTGCACACCCTGGCGGGCCGGCGATCCTGGACATGGTTGAGGAGAAAGTTGGCCTTGACAAGGAACGCATGCGCGCCAGCCGAGAGGTCCTGTCGGAGTACGGCAATATGTCCAGCGCATGTGTCCTCTTCGTCCTCGACGTGATGCGTAAGACCTCTTCCCAGGATGGCCAAGCAACCACTGGAGAGGGTAAGGAGTGGGGTGTCCTCTTCGGCTTTGGCCCCGGCCTCACCGTCGAGACGCTCGTCCTCTACAGCGTCCCGATCACAGCCACTGCATGA
- the LOC109738036 gene encoding probable inactive methyltransferase Os04g0175900, with amino-acid sequence MDNNIVGGSRINPAGGEDDEETWLHAWGLITSFAVSMTLKAAIELGIFEALSNASSGAVTADELAARLPTMDKGGGAASVDRVMRLLASFDVVKCVTEAGPSGEAIRQYRPSPVCRWLSSNHGGPSLAPYAMFTTDQDFLTAWQQLGAAARGGQTAFKRTHGVPMGEHLGRNPRLLGVVDKAMVQISVMVTSKLLERFHGFDDVAVLVDVGGGTGSTLDMITSRYKHIRGINFDLPHVISLAPSILGVEHIAGNMFDNVPTGDVIFLKTVLHMLDGNDCIKVLKNCHQALPDKGRLIAVEFVLPATPEVTRAAQNLYILDVMMLNNSEGGKERTVQEFLKLARESGFSGTFQSTYIFGNFWALEFTK; translated from the exons ATGGATAACAATATTGTGGGCGGAAGTAGGATTAATCCGGCCGGTGGTGAGGACGACGAGGAAACATGGTTGCATGCGTGGGGGCTCATCACCAGCTTTGCTGTCTCCATGACCCTTAAAGCAGCAATCGAGCTGGGCATCTTCGAGGCACTCAGCAACGCCAGCAGCGGCGCGGTTACGGCGGATGAATTAGCCGCACGGCTCCCAACCATGGAcaagggcggcggggcggcttcTGTGGACCGCGTCATGCGGTTGCTTGCCTCCTTCGACGTCGTCAAGTGTGTGACGGAGGCAGGTCCAAGCGGCGAGGCCATCCGGCAGTACAGGCCCTCGCCGGTGTGTCGGTGGCTCAGCAGCAACCACGGTGGCCCGTCGCTGGCGCCCTACGCTATGTTCACTACGGACCAGGACTTCTTGACGGCCTG GCAGCAGCTAGGGGCGGCAGCGAGAGGCGGACAAACTGCGTTCAAGAGGACGCATGGGGTACCGATGGGCGAGCACTTGGGGAGAAACCCTCGGCTACTCGGGGTGGTCGACAAGGCCATGGTGCAGATCTCGGTGATGGTGACCAGCAAGTTGTTGGAGCGCTTCCACGGGTTCGACGATGTGGCCGTGCTCGTCGATGTTGGTGGGGGCACCGGTTCTACCCTAGATATGATCACCTCCAGGTACAAGCATATCAGGGGCATCAACTTCGACCTGCCTCATGTCATCTCCCTCGCGCCGTCTATTCTCG GTGTCGAACATATAGCTGGAAATATGTTTGATAATGTTCCCACTGGAGATGTCATTTTCTTAAAG ACGGTACTCCATATGTTGGATGGCAATGACTGCATAAAGGTTCTAAAAAATTGCCATCAAGCTTTGCCAGACAAGGGGCGATTGATCGCTGTTGAGTTTGTCTTGCCGGCTACTCCAGAGGTGACAAGGGCAGCACAAAATCTCTACATTCTCGATGTGATGATGTTAAATAACTCAGAGGGTGGGAAGGAGAGAACTGTGCAAGAGTTTCTGAAGCTGGCTAGGGAATCGGGTTTCAGCGGCACCTTCCAGTCAACTTACATTTTTGGAAACTTTTGGGCTCTCGAATTTACCAAATAG